The following is a genomic window from Pseudopipra pipra isolate bDixPip1 chromosome 2, bDixPip1.hap1, whole genome shotgun sequence.
CTATGAGTGGGATGAGggtgaaagtgagaaaacacaTGGGTTGacataaaggcagtttaatagggaaagcaaaagccatcctgcaaacacagcaaaacaagaaagtcattcaccacttcccatgggcaggcagggattTAGCCATCTCCAGGACAGCAGAGCTCCATCGCAGGTAAGAGTGACCTGTAAAGACAAACACAATCACTCCAAAAATCCCCCCTTTCTTTCTTCATCCTCCCACTTTACATGCTGAGCAtaatgtcatatggtatggcATATCCATTGGGTCAGCTGGGATCACCACACAACTGTCCCTGTTGTGTCTTCTCCCTGATGCCCatgctcctccagcctcctcatCAGCATGGCAgtacaaaatacagaaaaggcCTGGGCGCTGTGCAAGCAATGTCAGCAATAACAACTGTGTATTAACAACtgtgtgttcagcacaaatccaaaacatagtgCCATACCAACtacagtgaagaaaattaactctaccccagcaaaaccagcacagctggCGCCTTGTTCTCCAGGAGACACAGATCCCCACTCTTGAGCTCCAGACAGGTAGACCACCAGAGGGACATAGCATGCTTTGTTGTCCTCACCTCACTGAGAACCAATGTCCATCCATTCCTTATGGTGCAACATCTGGCTCTGCAATCAGcctgggggcagaggagctccAAAGGCAGTGCTCCATCATGCCCCACCTGGAGGTGGCATTGCAATGGGGATGACCTAGGTCTCTCCCAGTATCCCCCTCATGCTCCGTTTTCTCTCGATAAGACAAGGCTACAACTTTGCCCAGGCTGAAGAGGGACACGGTGGGGCAGATCTGCTCTGAAATCCTGATGCTGGCTGGAGGGATTTGTGTTTGGTCCCTTTTGAGGAACTTGGCAAGTGGCACCTGCTTCTGTAGAAAAGCAGGACTTCGGGTTGGTAGTGCAATTAGCTACTTGGGTGTCTGGGGCCACAGGCCTGGGGTTTGGGCAAGACTCCCTGCAACCCGCCATCCTCCTGGGGAGCTGATCCCAAGGCACAGCTCAGGAGGGGGAGATGTCACCACGTCTGGCATTGCACCAGACGATCTGTGAAGATCCcattcaacccaaaccatcccatgacTTTGTGATTCTTTGTCCCTTCAAATTCCCCATCATTGCCCGGGAAAGTCCCCTCCCCACAGAGCCAGTGTCTCCCTGCCCCATGCTGGGGCACTCCATGAGAGCCCCAGCCAGTTGAAAGCACCACACAGACAAATGGCTTCACAGGGCTTCTTTTATTAGCAAAGATAGGGGGAAATACCCTTGGAGTCCAGGTACCAGCTGGAAAAGGGCTCGGCAGTTGCAAGGGACTGTGGGAGGTTGGGGCCATCGCACAACACCTCCACCTTCGTCCTGctctttgaaaataaagaggaGGGCACGAGTCTGCAGCTCTTCCAATGGAGTTGCCAGCACAGCCAGATGCTTCTTCCTATGAGGATAAGGCAGCATCTGGTTCTCCGGTGTCAATGCCAGCCCTGGGAGATCAGCTGCCACGGTGCGAGGAGGGCGAGTGGGGAGGAGCCTGCGATGTTCAGCGATGGGACGTCTTCTGCTTTCTGACACCAGCACCCGTCCTGCAACGGCAGCGGTCCTTAACTCCAAGGGTCATCCCCGGCAGACATATAGTCCACCAACCCTGGGTCCATAGACCCTGAACCCCTGGAGCCTCTGCCTGGAGGGATGGGATGTGCCCACTTCTGCAGCATGGAGATGGGTACCTGCCCCCATTTGAGGGGACAGCCCCCGTTTCAAGGCCCTTCCCAGGAGCTTCCCACCCCTTTGCAGTGTTGGGGACCTCTCCAGGGACACCACCCCTTGCCTTGCTGCCCCTGAGCTCTGTGGCCCCTCAGCTCTTACCTGGTGGCCAGGACAGGATCACCAGCTGGGCTGCCCCTCGCTGAGGTTGATCTGCTCCAGGATCTGGCTGTACCTCCGGGTGAGGGCGTTGGTGTCCCTGGTGAGGTGGGTGAGGACCTGCTGCAAGCCCGTCAGGTGGTGGGACAGGCgctcctccagctgggcatCCACAGCCTCGTTGCCGTCCGAGGATGCGTCCGTGTCGCTGTCGGCACCGGTGGGGCTCTGGTCGTTGACGGAGGCCAGGCCTTTCTCCACCATGGGCTTGATGGACTTGAGCAGCTGGTAGCGCTCATAGAGGTCTGTGTGGCTGCCTgcggccggggccgccccctcCTCTTGCGGGAAGACCCCTCGGAGCAAGCTGGGGAACATCACCTCCTGCTCCATCTTCTGGGTGGCTGAGAAGTACTGCTCCATGGCCTCTctcccacagctctggcagcGCTGCTCTGGGCTCTTCTCAGGGTGCCTGCTGCTCCCCGTCCCCGATGGGGGCTTTTTATGCAGTGCCGAGGCACATCCCTCCTctgctgtcccctcctgccttggctgggctGCATGGCCGTGGGACTGGGCttggctgcagcccagctggaGCTCGGCCACACAGGGGCCCAGGCTCTGTGCAATCTCTCCTGGCCCAGCCTCCCCGTGGCCTTCACCCGCGCTGGCCGGAGGTCCTGCTGCATCCCCATGCCAGGAGCAGGGGAGCGGCAAGGAGCGAAGGTGCCTGGGGTCTTTCCCTCTGTCCCACTCCTACCCCTCTACATGTTCAGTTGTGGGGCCCTGTGAGAGTGggtccagctcctgccccccGGGGCTGACAGTCTGCAAACAGCTGTGGTGCCAGGGGGTCctcacctcctcctcttcttgcTGCCATGCGCTTGGGACGTGAACGCTCCGGGGACATTGAGCAACCCCTGTCCGTTCCTGCCAGCCTGGACACGCCAGGAGACACTTATGTAACACCTCACTGGGGGTGCAGGGGTACACTGCTGCATGGAATCCTATGTGGGGTCATGGGGACATGCAATGGGGACAGAGATGGGACCAAACGCCGCAACGGAGAACTCCTGCAGTCATGGAACGGAGCCATCACTGCCCACAGCGGAGCACAGACGGTGCCACCACTGCCCCTGTTATCCCCATCCTGGATCAGAGGCCATGGCTGGTCAGTGGCCAGAACTGCCTATCTCTGTGTATCTTGCAGGATGTGGCAAGTGGAGGGAATTGTTCTATTTTGGGAAAGGCCGGGGGGTCCTTTACCCCTTTTGCAATCCTCGGTggtggcagctctccaactgaCCCCTCATATCCCAGCCAGGTGCCCATTCTGCCACCTGCCCTCTCCCCCTCAGACCTGAACCCACTGCTCCTCTTGTCCCTTTCTGGGTGCCCCTGGCATCTCTGGCTGTCCTGCTGTGGAGCCCAGTGTGGCACTGACAGGTGCATACACTGCCAGTCCCATGCTCTCGGGATGTCTGGCCACCACGGAGTTTCCTGGAGGTGAAGGGACATCACAGTGTCCCCCCAGCGTGAGGAGAGCATGAGGAGGCTACCTCTGCCCTGGGGTTGGAGCTTCACCGTGGATGTCATGTTTTAACCCCAGTCAGCAACTCGGCCCCACGCAGCCACTTGCTCACCCCCCACCAGTGGGATCAGGGaaagaattggaagggtaaaaatgagaaaactcatgggttgacataaagacagtttaataggggAAGTaaaagctgtgcacacaaacaaagcaaaacaaggaattaattcaccgCTTctcatgggcaggcaggtgttcagccacctccaggatAGCAGGGCTCTATCACATGTAATGGTGACCTGGGAAGGCAAAAGCCATCACTCCAATtgtctcccttttccttcttctttcccaCCTCCATGTGCTGAGCATGATGCTATATGGTCtgggatatcccttgggtcaACCCTCTCACtggtgtgtgggggggaagagcagaaaaatcTTGGCTCGCTCTGTGTGAGCCCTGAGCAGCCATAaggaaaacatccctgtgttaccAACACCGTTTGcaacacaaatccaaaacacagccctgtatCAGCTACTCTGAAAAAAACTAACTCTACCTCAGCCAAAATCAGCATATTCTCCCCCCTTATTCCTTACCATTTATGTCATGCTCAGCTCTCAACCTATCCAATACATTCTTGTTTACCACCacccccttcccatcccttgATTCAATATGCATGTTACAGGtaaataaaccaaatcaaaatatagcagcaaaattTATTATAAGATTTATATAAAGTGCAGATAAGCAAATCAGCACGCTGGGTTGCCTGGAGAGACCCCTGCTCTCCACCGGCCCACAAGCTCAATATTGACAAACAGtaaattttatactttttcaACTCCCCTCCCATAGTCACTTGTTAGCTCTTGATTGGGCTTGAGTTCGCGGGCTTCATTCTGGTTGGTTCTGTTGCAGGCCCGTTCCAAGTGCCAGGTACTTTTCCATCAGCAGTTTTAATTAGCTCAAATGTCATTGGACTTAGGTATGGGAATGGTTTGCAGATGTTCTCTTTGGCTCTTCTTTATCATCTTTGTCCTTGACCCTCTGATccttgttcttttcttccttttctaatGAGTACacttaaacaatatttttagaaaaacagaatATAGTACACGTGCTCAGTAAAGCAAAATACTTTATCTTTGCCAACTGCCAGTTGCAGGATAGTCAACTAATAATAGTAACACAGCAGTTAACTATTCCGCAGCTTACAACTCCCCAGTCCCAACAAAGCATTAGTtataatatatgaaaaataaaatatatatat
Proteins encoded in this region:
- the LOC135409406 gene encoding mid1-interacting protein 1-B-like, whose translation is MEQYFSATQKMEQEVMFPSLLRGVFPQEEGAAPAAGSHTDLYERYQLLKSIKPMVEKGLASVNDQSPTGADSDTDASSDGNEAVDAQLEERLSHHLTGLQQVLTHLTRDTNALTRRYSQILEQINLSEGQPSW